Proteins found in one Salvia splendens isolate huo1 chromosome 10, SspV2, whole genome shotgun sequence genomic segment:
- the LOC121750705 gene encoding 1-aminocyclopropane-1-carboxylate synthase-like, whose amino-acid sequence MLGSQEYILSKIASNDGHGENSAFFDGWKAYDADPYHPTKNPNGVIQMGLAENQLSFDLVEEWVRNNPMASICTPEGASQFKDIAIFQDYHGLPEFRNAVARFMEKVRGDRVRFDPDRIVMSGGATGAQETLTFCLADPGEALLVPTPYYPANDRDLTWRTGVELVPVICDSSNGFKMTRDGLEAAYKAALDSNTTVKGLLLNNPSNPLGTVLDREALSMALSFTNDKNIHLICDEIYSATVFDEPGFVSIAEILAESPDANPDLVHIVYSLSKDLGFPGFRVGILYSYNDAVVCCARKMSSFGLVSTQTQRMLASMLADEEFVGKFLAESAARLGARRAAMCQGLAQMGVGSLKGSAGLYCWMDLRRLLKAATFEAEMELWRVIVNDVRINVSPGASFHCAEPGWFRVCFANMDEETMRVALSRISKLVVQSKSGEARKQCRRRSKLEISLSFRRLEEIMMSPHSPMTSPLVRTMT is encoded by the exons GATGGTCATGGTGAAAACTCTGCGTTTTTCGACGGCTGGAAGGCCTACGATGCCGATCCTTATCATCCAACGAAAAATCCTAATGGAGTTATTCAGATGGGCTTAGCTGAAAACCAG CTTTCATTTGATTTAGTGGAGGAGTGGGTGAGGAACAACCCAATGGCATCCATTTGCACTCCAGAAGGGGCGAGCCAATTTAAGGACATAGCTATTTTCCAAGATTATCATGGCTTGCCAGAATTCCGAAAT GCTGTTGCAAGATTTATGGAGAAAGTGAGGGGCGACCGAGTCCGGTTCGACCCTGACCGCATAGTAATGAGTGGAGGCGCGACTGGGGCTCAAGAAACGCTCACCTTCTGCCTGGCCGATCCCGGGGAAGCCCTGTTGGTGCCCACTCCATATTATCCAGC AAACGACCGTGATCTGACGTGGCGCACGGGTGTCGAGCTCGTCCCAGTCATCTGTGACAGCTCGAACGGCTTCAAGATGACTCGGGACGGGCTTGAAGCCGCATACAAAGCGGCTCTAGACTCAAACACAACCGTGAAGGGCCTACTCCTCAACAACCcatcaaacccgctaggcaccgtcCTCGACCGAGAAGCTCTATCAATGGCTCTGAGCTTCACCAACGACAAAAACATCCACTTAATCTGCGACGAGATCTACTCCGCCACCGTCTTCGACGAGCCCGGCTTCGTCAGCATCGCCGAGATCCTGGCGGAGTCCCCCGACGCCAACCCCGACCTCGTCCACATCGTCTACAGCCTCTCCAAGGACCTCGGCTTCCCGGGGTTCCGCGTCGGGATCCTCTACTCCTATAATGACGCCGTCGTCTGCTGCGCCCGCAAGATGTCGAGCTTCGGGCTCGTATCCACGCAGACGCAGCGGATGCTGGCGTCCATGCTCGCGGACGAGGAATTCGTGGGGAAATTCCTAGCCGAGAGCGCGGCGCGCTTGGGCGCCAGGCGCGCCGCGATGTGCCAGGGCTTGGCGCAGATGGGCGTGGGCAGCCTGAAAGGAAGCGCCGGGCTTTACTGCTGGATGGATTTGAGGCGGCTGCTGAAGGCGGCGACGTTCGAAGCCGAGATGGAGCTGTGGCGCGTGATTGTGAATGACGTGAGGATCAATGTCTCGCCCGGCGCGTCGTTCCACTGCGCCGAGCCGGGGTGGTTCAGAGTGTGCTTTGCCAACATGGATGAGGAGACCATGCGCGTGGCGCTGAGTAGGATCTCCAAGCTGGTGGTGCAGAGCAAGAGCGGCGAGGCTAGGAAACAATGCAGGAGAAGGAGCAAGCTGGAGATCAGCTTGTCGTTCAGGAGGTTGGAGGAGATCATGATGTCACCTCACTCTCCGATGACGTCACCGCTTGTCCGAACAATGACTTGA